A genomic region of Pelotomaculum isophthalicicum JI contains the following coding sequences:
- a CDS encoding stalk domain-containing protein — protein sequence MKKYIFGVIIGIFLTVSAMAFGDPAPIKIMLDGREIVTETPPQIINDRTFVPLRVISEAMGFDVKWDSAARTVILTSPEKMGAFRVVSYEKIDTDYGYAILGEVKNNSKSTFSKAKIEAEVIDAEGNMVEKLASTLPPGITPGETAYFMIRAISDKSNLYKAVNFSFQTSEECSVTPTDVTFHNLRFAKDQGILNDFIYVTGEVERTDKDISREYKHPVVQVALFDADGKMVNYGEEYMENYKLSRYGSFTITLDKGADYAASKLKCFSD from the coding sequence TTGAAAAAATACATCTTTGGCGTTATAATCGGAATATTTCTTACCGTGTCGGCGATGGCTTTCGGCGACCCCGCGCCAATTAAAATTATGCTTGACGGCAGGGAGATTGTTACCGAAACACCGCCGCAGATTATTAATGATAGAACATTTGTCCCGTTAAGGGTGATATCGGAGGCGATGGGCTTCGATGTTAAGTGGGATAGCGCGGCGAGAACAGTCATTTTAACATCGCCTGAAAAAATGGGTGCTTTTCGAGTTGTTTCATATGAAAAAATTGACACTGATTATGGCTACGCCATCTTAGGCGAAGTGAAAAATAACTCTAAAAGTACTTTCAGCAAAGCGAAAATAGAAGCCGAGGTAATTGACGCTGAAGGCAATATGGTAGAAAAGCTTGCATCCACATTGCCGCCCGGGATAACGCCTGGTGAAACAGCCTATTTCATGATAAGAGCTATTTCAGATAAAAGTAACCTTTACAAAGCAGTAAATTTTAGTTTTCAAACGTCAGAGGAATGTTCAGTCACTCCCACTGATGTGACTTTTCATAATTTGAGATTTGCCAAGGACCAGGGCATTTTGAATGATTTTATCTATGTGACGGGTGAAGTAGAGCGGACGGATAAGGATATCAGCAGAGAGTACAAACATCCGGTGGTTCAAGTTGCTTTATTTGACGCGGACGGCAAGATGGTTAATTACGGTGAGGAATACATGGAAAATTATAAGTTGAGCAGGTACGGTAGTTTTACGATTACGTTGGATAAAGGAGCAGATTACGCTGCTTCTAAACTAAAATGTTTTTCCGACTAG
- a CDS encoding efflux RND transporter periplasmic adaptor subunit, which yields MRNLRGIVMVGLLMASIVSLAACGSLGSNAADRDTVSVDKVTAHAGRLAGGTVVGGKLDALNSANVVPKSAGKVSSIPVDVGSEVNEGDLLVSLDAADLGALVDLYAAQLDKARNSDLPTQKNQAELALANAESTFKTAEADYQRSKQLRDSAVISAQQFEQSEKTYVQAKASYESAQNSLDILNSATIPETIRQSEAQLKKAQADFANTIIKAPISGVVTARNINPGEMASTAQPVITLVNLDTVVVSVNVNEAQINKVNVGQQIKVKVSSVQDEPFTGVVTNVAFAANSTSKAYPVKIQIPNPQHVLKPGMFAEIFLNTGDEDGIIIPREALATGEEKSFVWVINNGIATRCEVVAGLSDGKNVVIRSGLREGEEIVITNIDSLKEGIKVIAQN from the coding sequence TTGAGAAATTTGCGCGGGATTGTTATGGTGGGCTTGTTGATGGCTTCAATAGTGTCTCTGGCAGCATGCGGCTCGCTGGGGTCTAACGCGGCAGACCGAGATACCGTTAGCGTTGATAAGGTTACGGCTCATGCCGGGAGGCTGGCTGGCGGAACGGTTGTTGGCGGCAAGCTGGACGCTCTTAACTCGGCGAACGTCGTGCCGAAGTCAGCCGGAAAAGTATCCAGCATTCCGGTGGATGTGGGCTCCGAGGTTAACGAGGGTGACCTCCTGGTAAGTCTTGACGCGGCCGACCTGGGGGCCCTGGTGGATTTATACGCGGCCCAGTTGGACAAGGCCAGGAATTCGGACCTGCCTACCCAGAAAAACCAGGCGGAACTGGCGCTGGCGAACGCCGAGTCCACTTTCAAAACAGCCGAAGCGGATTACCAGAGGAGCAAGCAGCTGCGGGACTCCGCGGTAATATCGGCGCAGCAGTTTGAACAGTCGGAAAAAACGTATGTTCAGGCCAAGGCGTCTTACGAATCCGCCCAGAACAGCCTGGACATCCTGAACAGCGCGACCATACCCGAGACCATCCGTCAGAGCGAGGCCCAGCTTAAAAAAGCGCAGGCGGATTTTGCCAACACCATTATCAAGGCCCCGATCAGCGGGGTGGTCACGGCCAGGAATATTAATCCCGGCGAAATGGCCAGCACGGCCCAGCCTGTAATTACACTGGTCAACCTTGATACGGTGGTTGTTTCCGTGAATGTTAATGAAGCTCAGATTAACAAGGTTAATGTGGGGCAGCAAATAAAAGTAAAAGTCAGCTCGGTGCAGGACGAGCCTTTCACCGGAGTTGTTACAAACGTGGCGTTTGCGGCGAATTCTACTTCAAAGGCCTACCCGGTAAAGATACAGATTCCCAATCCCCAGCATGTGCTCAAGCCGGGTATGTTCGCGGAAATTTTCCTGAACACCGGAGATGAAGACGGCATTATTATCCCGAGAGAGGCGCTGGCCACGGGTGAAGAAAAAAGTTTTGTCTGGGTCATAAATAACGGCATTGCCACAAGGTGTGAGGTGGTAGCTGGGCTGTCGGACGGTAAAAATGTCGTGATCAGGTCGGGCTTAAGAGAAGGTGAAGAAATAGTAATAACAAACATTGATTCCTTGAAAGAAGGTATAAAAGTCATCGCGCAGAATTAG
- a CDS encoding efflux RND transporter periplasmic adaptor subunit: MGKRIPVIGASILTGVFMLSLTLSGCGNSLTTQASGAKSPAVPVAVETAKRGDVVKELVASGQLVGEQSVVVSPKITGKVASVPVEVGSAVNAGDVLFTLDDFDIRVQVQQSEASVSVAQAKQKVAEDSRDNAAKQYDRYKQLFEQGAVSADTFDSYALKLQQAQSEEPEATLAQSQAALAYQRNQLANTVIVSPIAGIVALRNVDVGGVVSSTTQAITVVDLSRVKVQVSVGEQQIGKIKQGQEVKVFVPAVRADSFTGVVANLSPAADAKTKGYMIEVKMDNPGQALKQGMFAEVHIATDRSEGALTVPVDALVARSDGSVVYTVQNGVAKEVQVKAGISDGKVTEITGGLQEGDQVVVLGQQSLVDGARVLVGGGEDKANSQPGAQGKQPN, translated from the coding sequence ATGGGAAAAAGAATTCCGGTTATTGGGGCAAGTATACTGACGGGTGTGTTTATGTTGAGCCTGACTCTGTCCGGCTGCGGCAACTCTTTAACGACGCAAGCTTCAGGCGCTAAGAGCCCGGCCGTGCCCGTGGCGGTGGAAACGGCCAAGCGGGGCGACGTTGTTAAGGAACTGGTCGCCAGCGGGCAGCTGGTGGGGGAGCAGTCTGTTGTTGTATCACCTAAAATAACAGGCAAGGTGGCCTCTGTTCCGGTGGAAGTAGGGTCCGCTGTCAATGCAGGCGACGTTCTTTTTACCCTTGACGATTTTGATATAAGAGTGCAGGTGCAGCAATCTGAAGCGTCAGTGTCGGTAGCCCAGGCTAAGCAAAAGGTGGCCGAAGATAGCAGGGATAACGCTGCTAAACAGTACGATCGTTACAAGCAGCTTTTTGAACAGGGGGCTGTTTCCGCTGATACTTTCGATTCTTATGCGTTAAAGTTGCAGCAGGCCCAGTCTGAGGAACCTGAGGCGACCCTCGCCCAAAGTCAGGCTGCCCTGGCTTACCAGCGCAATCAACTGGCCAATACGGTCATTGTTTCACCTATTGCGGGAATAGTAGCCCTGCGCAACGTGGATGTGGGTGGTGTTGTTTCAAGCACTACGCAAGCCATTACTGTTGTCGACCTCAGCCGGGTGAAGGTGCAGGTTTCCGTCGGAGAACAGCAGATCGGCAAGATCAAGCAAGGACAGGAAGTGAAAGTGTTTGTTCCGGCGGTGCGGGCCGATTCGTTTACCGGTGTGGTCGCCAACCTGAGCCCGGCAGCCGATGCGAAAACAAAAGGTTATATGATTGAAGTCAAGATGGACAACCCCGGCCAGGCACTAAAGCAGGGGATGTTCGCGGAGGTGCATATTGCCACGGACAGGAGCGAGGGAGCGCTGACTGTGCCTGTAGACGCCCTGGTGGCCAGGTCGGATGGAAGTGTTGTTTATACTGTACAAAATGGTGTGGCTAAAGAAGTACAGGTCAAGGCCGGCATCTCCGACGGCAAGGTTACTGAGATTACCGGCGGCTTACAGGAAGGCGACCAGGTCGTTGTACTGGGACAGCAAAGCCTGGTGGACGGAGCCAGGGTGCTGGTTGGCGGCGGAGAAGATAAAGCCAATAGCCAGCCGGGCGCCCAGGGCAAACAGCCCAATTAA